Genomic DNA from Peribacillus simplex:
GACAAGCCCACTGTATTTTTCAAAAGGACGGAGGCACTGATGACCGTATCCGTTGCATCGGTAAACATGCGCCCTATTACCGGTATAAAGTTACCTGTCACGAATTTGGCTGTCCTGATGGTCACTCCGTCAGCTACAGCTGAGGATGCTCCCTGAACGGAAATCACACCAAGGAATATGGTCATGAATGCTCCAAGGATACCGATGGCAAAATTCCGGAGAAGTTGTGCCATCTGAGTCACTTTGTAATGTTCGGTCAGCGTGCTGACTATGCTTAAAATCGCTGCAAAGAATAATAACGGAAGGACGACAAACTGGATCAAGATGCCGCTTGTATTCATCAAAAACATCAATACCGGATGAAAGAATGCTGCCGATACAAGTCCTCCTGAAGCAGCAATCAATGCCAAGAGTAAAGGGATGAGCGCCATTAAAAAGGAAATCATCAAATCTATCGTATCTTTTGTATATTCCATCGCCACATGAAAACTGTTAAGTGCCAAAATGATCAGCACCATATAAACGATTGCATATGCGACCTTACTTACCGAGCTTTGCTCGAACGCATTCTGCAAAGACTGGAGGAACATGCTGAAAACGGTTAATAAAATGAGGGATCCCAGCAGCTTTCCATTCACGAGCAATTCATGAAAGATGAATTTTGTCATTCCCTTTATCCATTGCTCAAAGGAAAATTTCTTATCGCCGCTTACAAAATCCATGAAGCTCCCTTTCTGGCTTTCCGGTAAGAATCCTCCATATTCCGTAACGATGTCATCCCAATATTGTTTGAGCTCATCGACACCCAGCCTTTCTATTTGGGCTTGTACCAGTTCGGACTGCATGATCGGCTCTTGATCGATTTCACCATGTTCTGGATTTTCGGCAGCTTGTCCAATAGATGCATGCAAAAAAAAGAGTAAAACGAATAGAATGGATAAGTAAGGCATCCGCTGCTTCATACATTCACCTCATTGACTAGTAGGAGTAATCCGTTAACTTGGGAGCATCTGTAAAATCGTTTCGATAATGACCGTCAAAATCGGAATCGCCATGGCAAGAATCAAGATTTTTCCGCTCAATTCTATTTTGGAAGCGAGCGAACCTTGCCCCGCATCTTTTGTAATTTGAGAAGCGAATTCTGCTATATAGGCAATTCCGATTATTTTTAAGATGGTCTCTAGATACACGGTATTCACATTCGCATTAACCGCAATTTTTTCTAACATTAAAATGATTTCGTATATTTTGTCAGCTAAAAAAAGAAAAATGGAGCATCCTACAAAAACGACTAGCAGGAATGCGAAATTTGGTTTTTGCTCTTTGATGATCAGTGCCAAAAAGGTGGCAACTAGGGCAATGGCCACGATTTTTATGATTTCAATCGCGAATCCCTCCCTTACTGAAATAGAAATACAGATTTAATTTTTTGAAATAAATCCTCTACAACAGAAGCAACCATGAATAAAATATAGATAAATCCGAAAAGTGTCACCCACTGGGCATATTCCTTTTTCCCAACCTGATCGAGTATCGTGTGAAGAAATGCCACAACTAGCCCAACACCCGCTATTTTAAATATGATGTCCACATCAATGCCCATTTTCATTCCCCCCACATATTCCTACATCAGCAAGATGATCAATAATAGCCCGGATAAAAAACCAAGACTTTTCATCATTTTTTCATATTTTCCCTGGCGGTCGAGTGCATCGCTCTCTTCCCTTTCCAAGTGTGCCATCGTTAGCATGATTTGCTTTTGCTGATGATATTTATCGCTTTTTCCAAGCGTCTCCCCAAACTGTGAAAGAATCTCGAATTCTCCCTGTTGTAAAGCAAGGGATTGCCATATTCTCTTCAAACTATCATCCCATGCTTCTTTGACGGTGGTCTCACCTGACTCGAGTCGATTTGCAAATGTATCGAAAAAGATGGATAAAGGTTTGGCCATCTGCTTAGAAAGTTTCCTTGCCGCTTCTTTCAAAGGTGTATGACCATACATGATTTCAGCTTCAAGCGATTGCATGGCGACTTTCAGCTGTCTCAGTTGACGAGGCCTCATACTTAACTTTTTCGCGGCTTCGAAACCAGCCCATGTCGTTGCAATCATAATTATCGCTGCCCCTATTATCTTAAACATGCGGGTTCACACTTTCTCCCAAGAAAATGGGAACCCCCGCTGCATCTAGGACTTTGTAGCTCCTCTTACCGGATTTACTTCTCTGTAATTCTATAAAACGTTCAAAGATGTTTTGCTTTAATATTTCGGCGATAAAAGGTCGCTTCTTAATCTCATCCAGTGTATGGCCATGTGTGGTTATCATGAGTTTAATACCTGCATTCACCGCTTCCAGCACAGCCTGTGCATCCGCTGCGCGACCTATTTCATCCACGATCAATACATCCGGGGACATCGAACGGATCATCATCATCATCCCTTCCGCTTTAGGACATCCATCGAGCACATCAACCCTCGTTCCAAATTCGAGCTGCGGCACTCCATGAACACATCCGGCAATTTCCGAGCGCTCGTCCACTATCCCCACCTTTTGAGGAGCAATGCCGCGTTTTTCATTACCACTGGATATCATTCTTGCAATATCACGTAATATGGTCGTTTTTCCCGTTTGCGGAGCACCGATCAACATAGTATGCTGCCATTCCCCGTCATATAAATATGAAGTGAGTGGTTCAGCTGCACCTATTTTTTCACGTGCAACCCGAATATTGAATGAGGATATATCCCTGATCGCTTTGACCGACCCATTTTCAAGGATCACCTTCCCAGCAAGCCCCACCCGATGTCCGCCCGCTATGGTTATATAACCTCGCTTTAATTCTTCCTCAAGTGTATATAACGAAAATTGACCTATTTGATTCAATAATTGATCGGCATCCAGATGGGTCACTTCATAGGAAAAGAAGTATGGTTTCCCTCCTACAATGACCTCAAGCGGCCTTCCAACCCGAATTCGCAGCTCTTCCATCTTATCGATCATCATCGGTGTCATACCCCGGAGTTGCTCGTTTAATTTTTTCGGTAAAAAAGAAAGAATCGTTTCCATTTTGACAATCCTCCTGTATACACCACTTTCAATAAAATATATGCCGACAAGCCCATAATGATGACAGGCTATTAAAGAAACAGGCCTATTATTGATTTTTTATATTTTCCGGGATCAAAAAAAACAAAAAAAGACCGAGAAATTAATCTCGGCCTACAGGCTGTAGACAAATTCGAAGAAAACGAGTTTGCCTACAGTTTTTATGGCTTGTACAATTTGGACGTTGATTATAACGTAGGGCACTCGCTTTCCGTTCCAATCAACTGGAATGTTTTTTAAAAAAAACCTGCTGGTAAACTAATTGGATTGAAGAAATGAACTGAATGTTTTTTTGAAGGGTTTGTTAATATAGAATGTTGATTTCCTCTCCAGGCACTCGCTTTCCGCGGGCGGTCCGGGAGCCTCCTCGGCGCTTTGCGCCTGTGGGGTCTCCCTTGGCCACGCATTTCCCGCAGGAGTCTCGTACCTTCCGTTCCCAATCAACTTTGGTTTAACATTAAGATAGACCCCTTCCTTCAATCTTTTTAAAATAGGCAGATGAAAAAACTTGAGGTGATAAGGATTCTTTTTAAAACATGATTCTATTCAGCGAGATCAGCTTGAAATGATTACTTTAGACCAAAATGGTGCCAGCTTGTAAAATGGAGATTAAAGAGGGCTATCATGTGTACAAATCATCCTAATCCATTTGTGCGACTCGTTCATTTTTATCACAGTGTACAGAAAGTAAGGAACATCAGAAAGTGGTGACACTCCATATTTGGCAAGAATAAATGGAAGAAGCAGACCATCTGCGTCATCATGAAGTCCAATCCAATAAAAAATCAAAAAGGTTTCGGAATGAGACCATTCCGAAACCTTTTTGTTTACAAACTGAGGCCGAGAAATTAATCTCGGCCTCCTTTCATTTATGCACGTGATACGTAAGAACCTTCATTAGTGTTGATCAATAATTTGTCACCTTGGTTGATGAAGAATGGAACTTGAACCGAAAGGCCCGTCTCAAGTACGGCTGATTTCGTGCCGCCTGAAGATGTATCTCCTTTAATTCCCGGCTCAGTCTCCGCCACTTCAAGTTCCACTGTGTTTGGAAGCTCGACCCCAAGTGTTTCCGCTTGGAAAGTCATGATATGTACTTCCATATTTTCCTTAAGGAATTTAAGTTCACGTTCAATGCTTGAAGCAGGCAGTTCGATTTGGTCATACGTTTCGTTATCCATGAATACATGGCTATCTCCACTTGCATAAAGGTACTGCATCTTGCGGTTTTCGATATGTGCTTTAGCAACTTTTTCACCAGCACGGAATGTTTTCTCTTGGATTGAACCCGTACGAAGGTTACGAAGTTTAGAGCGTACAAAAGCTGCACCTTTACCAGGTTTAACATGTTGGAACTCGATAACCTGCCAAATTCCATTATCTACTTCAATTGTAACACCCGTGCGAAAATCGTTTACAGAAATCATAAATTTGTCCTCCTACATGTACATGTTTACAGAATGATTAACTCTTTGGTTGAATGAGTAAGTGCTTCGTTACCTTCAATTGTAACGATTGTATCATCTTCAATCCGCACTCCGCCTACACCCGGTAAGTAAATGCCCGGTTCAACGGTTACAGCCATACCTGGTTCTAAAATGATATCAGACCT
This window encodes:
- the spoIIIAE gene encoding stage III sporulation protein AE; this encodes MKQRMPYLSILFVLLFFLHASIGQAAENPEHGEIDQEPIMQSELVQAQIERLGVDELKQYWDDIVTEYGGFLPESQKGSFMDFVSGDKKFSFEQWIKGMTKFIFHELLVNGKLLGSLILLTVFSMFLQSLQNAFEQSSVSKVAYAIVYMVLIILALNSFHVAMEYTKDTIDLMISFLMALIPLLLALIAASGGLVSAAFFHPVLMFLMNTSGILIQFVVLPLLFFAAILSIVSTLTEHYKVTQMAQLLRNFAIGILGAFMTIFLGVISVQGASSAVADGVTIRTAKFVTGNFIPVIGRMFTDATDTVISASVLLKNTVGLSGVIILLLITTFPAIKILMISFVYKLAASLLQPLGGGPVIKCLDIISKSMIYIFAALAIVSLMFFLSVTVIIASGNITLMVR
- the spoIIIAD gene encoding stage III sporulation protein AD — its product is MKIVAIALVATFLALIIKEQKPNFAFLLVVFVGCSIFLFLADKIYEIILMLEKIAVNANVNTVYLETILKIIGIAYIAEFASQITKDAGQGSLASKIELSGKILILAMAIPILTVIIETILQMLPS
- the spoIIIAC gene encoding stage III sporulation protein AC; translation: MGIDVDIIFKIAGVGLVVAFLHTILDQVGKKEYAQWVTLFGFIYILFMVASVVEDLFQKIKSVFLFQ
- the spoIIIAB gene encoding stage III sporulation protein SpoIIIAB, yielding MFKIIGAAIIMIATTWAGFEAAKKLSMRPRQLRQLKVAMQSLEAEIMYGHTPLKEAARKLSKQMAKPLSIFFDTFANRLESGETTVKEAWDDSLKRIWQSLALQQGEFEILSQFGETLGKSDKYHQQKQIMLTMAHLEREESDALDRQGKYEKMMKSLGFLSGLLLIILLM
- the spoIIIAA gene encoding stage III sporulation protein AA — translated: METILSFLPKKLNEQLRGMTPMMIDKMEELRIRVGRPLEVIVGGKPYFFSYEVTHLDADQLLNQIGQFSLYTLEEELKRGYITIAGGHRVGLAGKVILENGSVKAIRDISSFNIRVAREKIGAAEPLTSYLYDGEWQHTMLIGAPQTGKTTILRDIARMISSGNEKRGIAPQKVGIVDERSEIAGCVHGVPQLEFGTRVDVLDGCPKAEGMMMMIRSMSPDVLIVDEIGRAADAQAVLEAVNAGIKLMITTHGHTLDEIKKRPFIAEILKQNIFERFIELQRSKSGKRSYKVLDAAGVPIFLGESVNPHV
- the efp gene encoding elongation factor P, translating into MISVNDFRTGVTIEVDNGIWQVIEFQHVKPGKGAAFVRSKLRNLRTGSIQEKTFRAGEKVAKAHIENRKMQYLYASGDSHVFMDNETYDQIELPASSIERELKFLKENMEVHIMTFQAETLGVELPNTVELEVAETEPGIKGDTSSGGTKSAVLETGLSVQVPFFINQGDKLLINTNEGSYVSRA